One genomic window of Maribacter aquivivus includes the following:
- a CDS encoding VCBS repeat-containing protein — MNNSFIKPCFYVLAFFSFSCNSVSDDKKETVTTSSPKLFTEINSSSSGVYFNNTLTETVDSNYYQYMYTYIGAGVAAGDINNDGLVDLYFTANSAPDKLYLNLGNLKFKDITEEAGILNIPGFNTGVTMADINGDGLLDIYVSRGGWLDQNGQFDNLVYLNNGDLTFQEKAKEIGLADGNRTIQATFFDFDRDNDLDVYVLNTPDITSRTKIVDLSKVHSNPKTMELKGSDRLYENDGTGHFTDISLKAGLYYDIGFGLNPQVGDLNNDGWLDIYVCNDFNYPDLAYVNNGDGTFQELSKSMFKHMSFNSMGSDLADMNNDGQLDLMTLDMSPEDYKRAKLNMGMMPISQFEMMVDQGYHHQYVHNMLQMNNGNGSFSEISKMAGVADTDWSWAVLAADFNLDGLNDIFITNGIYRDVMNRDIIESTMDILRSRGRKPTDEDFLEFTKMLPQQKLKNYLFQNSGNNTFLNASDKWATMTPSLSNGATYADLDNDGDLEIIVNNINQEATILKNNTIEQNQGSFLKIDLQGVDKNKYGVGAKVTLIFDDKSIQTKELTNTRGFLSSVSNTLHFGLPKNKKPSKIIVQWSDNSTKEYTTFKINQTNKIDYIEGVSAKISIEVKKPIFEKQPYVFEHKEEYFNDFDLQLLLPHKISQSGPGLAVGDINGDGNEEVYIGGGKNQAGQLIAIGETKESLLSIKTFESDKNYEDQGACFFDADGDGDLDLYVVSGSYENYRNTRYAQDRLYLNNGKGDFTRSLTSLPEIASTGSVVVSGDIDLDGDLDLFIGGRVIPGQYPFTPSSYILQNNEGKFTRVEHKLAPELEKIGMVTDAQWVDINNDQLLDLVVTGEWMGIEIFINESGTFKKSDAYKTLSKSIGWWNKIEVQDIDNDGDLDIIAGNVGLNHKLKASYEDPLSIFANDYDRNGSVDIVLAKVIEGKNVPVRGKVDLAKQMPYLVNRIDTHEQFAKLDLDAILGGEVGEPLYAATEFRSGIFINEANNKFTFQPFENKVQQAPVNSILYQDFDGDGIQDLLLAGNNYQTEVETTRGDAGIGSFLKGDEKGAFRVISHLESGFFADKDVRNMGFLKSKKKATVVVANNNGEHDFFTLLSKSN, encoded by the coding sequence ACGGTTTAGTTGATCTTTACTTTACGGCAAATTCAGCACCAGACAAGCTGTATCTTAATTTAGGAAATTTAAAATTTAAAGATATTACAGAAGAAGCCGGTATATTAAATATCCCAGGTTTTAATACAGGTGTAACCATGGCAGATATTAATGGCGATGGTTTATTAGATATTTATGTATCTCGTGGTGGTTGGTTAGATCAAAATGGTCAATTCGATAATTTGGTGTACCTAAACAATGGAGATTTAACATTTCAAGAAAAAGCTAAAGAAATTGGTCTGGCAGATGGTAATAGAACAATACAAGCGACATTCTTTGATTTTGATAGGGATAATGATTTAGATGTGTATGTCTTAAATACACCAGACATAACAAGTAGAACCAAAATAGTAGATTTAAGTAAAGTGCATAGCAATCCAAAAACTATGGAGCTTAAAGGTAGTGATCGGCTTTACGAAAATGATGGTACTGGTCATTTTACAGATATTTCATTAAAAGCAGGATTATATTATGATATTGGTTTTGGCTTAAACCCACAAGTAGGTGATCTAAACAATGATGGTTGGCTAGATATCTATGTTTGTAATGATTTTAATTATCCTGATTTAGCATATGTTAATAATGGAGATGGTACATTTCAAGAATTAAGTAAAAGCATGTTCAAACACATGTCATTCAATAGTATGGGCAGTGATTTGGCTGACATGAATAACGATGGTCAACTTGATTTAATGACTCTTGACATGAGCCCCGAAGATTATAAAAGGGCTAAATTAAACATGGGTATGATGCCAATTAGTCAATTTGAAATGATGGTAGATCAAGGGTACCATCATCAGTATGTTCATAATATGCTGCAAATGAATAATGGTAACGGTTCTTTTAGTGAAATATCTAAAATGGCTGGTGTTGCAGATACAGACTGGTCTTGGGCAGTTTTGGCAGCCGATTTTAATTTAGATGGTCTTAATGATATTTTTATAACTAATGGTATTTACAGAGATGTAATGAATCGTGATATTATAGAGTCTACAATGGACATACTTCGTTCAAGAGGGAGAAAGCCTACCGACGAAGATTTTTTAGAATTCACCAAAATGTTACCACAACAAAAATTAAAAAACTATTTATTTCAAAATAGTGGGAATAATACTTTTTTGAATGCTTCTGATAAATGGGCAACTATGACCCCATCACTTTCTAATGGAGCAACTTATGCCGATTTGGACAATGACGGGGACCTTGAAATTATTGTAAATAATATCAATCAAGAAGCTACAATTTTAAAAAATAATACGATAGAACAAAATCAAGGCAGTTTCTTAAAAATAGATTTACAGGGTGTCGATAAAAACAAATATGGCGTAGGGGCGAAAGTCACTTTAATTTTTGATGATAAATCAATACAAACCAAAGAATTAACAAATACTAGAGGCTTTTTATCTTCGGTTTCGAATACACTACATTTTGGACTGCCAAAAAACAAAAAACCTAGCAAAATAATAGTTCAATGGTCAGATAATAGTACTAAAGAGTACACAACATTTAAAATTAATCAAACAAATAAAATAGATTATATAGAAGGTGTCTCTGCTAAAATAAGCATAGAAGTAAAGAAACCCATATTTGAAAAGCAACCTTATGTTTTTGAACATAAAGAAGAGTATTTCAATGATTTTGATTTACAGCTTTTACTACCACATAAAATATCTCAGTCAGGACCAGGTTTGGCTGTAGGCGATATTAATGGAGATGGAAATGAAGAAGTGTATATTGGAGGAGGAAAAAACCAAGCAGGTCAGTTAATTGCTATTGGTGAAACTAAAGAAAGCCTCTTATCAATTAAAACTTTTGAGTCAGATAAAAATTATGAAGATCAAGGTGCTTGTTTTTTTGATGCCGATGGTGATGGTGATTTAGACTTATATGTAGTTAGCGGTAGTTATGAAAATTATAGAAACACTAGGTATGCACAAGATCGATTATACTTAAATAATGGCAAAGGTGATTTTACAAGGTCACTTACATCATTACCGGAAATTGCGTCAACTGGTTCTGTGGTTGTTTCTGGTGATATTGATTTAGATGGAGATTTAGATTTATTCATAGGTGGCAGAGTAATACCAGGGCAATACCCCTTTACACCATCAAGTTATATTTTACAAAATAATGAAGGCAAATTTACTCGTGTAGAACATAAATTAGCTCCTGAATTGGAAAAAATAGGTATGGTAACCGATGCCCAATGGGTAGATATCAATAATGACCAGTTGTTAGATCTGGTAGTTACCGGAGAGTGGATGGGTATTGAGATATTCATTAATGAATCGGGTACGTTTAAAAAGAGCGATGCATATAAAACCTTGTCTAAATCTATAGGGTGGTGGAATAAAATTGAAGTTCAAGATATTGATAATGATGGGGATTTAGATATCATAGCGGGTAACGTAGGTTTAAATCATAAACTAAAAGCAAGTTATGAAGACCCATTATCGATTTTTGCTAATGACTATGATCGCAATGGTTCTGTTGATATTGTTCTTGCCAAAGTAATTGAAGGCAAAAATGTACCGGTTAGAGGAAAAGTAGATTTAGCTAAACAAATGCCCTATTTGGTAAACCGTATAGATACACATGAACAATTTGCAAAACTAGATTTAGATGCTATTCTTGGAGGAGAAGTAGGTGAGCCTTTATATGCAGCAACAGAATTTAGGTCTGGAATATTTATTAATGAGGCAAATAATAAATTTACATTTCAACCTTTTGAAAATAAAGTACAACAGGCTCCTGTAAATAGTATTCTCTATCAAGATTTTGATGGTGATGGTATACAAGATTTACTTCTTGCAGGAAACAATTACCAAACAGAAGTTGAAACTACCCGTGGTGATGCAGGTATTGGCTCCTTTCTAAAAGGTGATGAAAAAGGTGCTTTCAGAGTGATTTCACATTTAGAATCAGGCTTTTTCGCTGATAAAGACGTAAGAAATATGGGGTTTTTAAAATCGAAGAAAAAAGCTACCGTAGTAGTAGCTAATAATAATGGTGAGCATGATTTTTTTACGCTACTATCTAAAAGTAACTAG
- a CDS encoding LamG domain-containing protein — translation MKKIVLLLVIASFVITGCSKSSSGKTTTEQKDVKEEVVVDKEEEVEEEVVTETWISIPVPADAGFDMKWEFQESISDDFEYEAQPSNKGAIFLDKWDDWYHNAWSGPGSTTWSRDHSSVENGTLKLTASRFETDRVNAGIIHSNQTVQYPVYIEANIKIMNSVLANGAWLLSPDDTQEIDFMEGYGAVFSGSANDDISWYGERMHVSHHVFIRDPFQDWQPSELVNGNGNPAPNPTWITRNDGAGNILWKDSFHRYGVYWKDPFNLYYYIDGVQVTKREGKDEIDPLYLTNSINPGDTTNDTRTGLSKEMDIIFSVEEQGWRTINGKAVIPTDAELSIPDNDFTIDWIRIFKPVQN, via the coding sequence ATGAAAAAAATAGTATTGTTATTAGTTATTGCGAGTTTTGTGATTACTGGCTGTTCAAAATCTAGCTCAGGTAAAACTACCACAGAACAAAAAGATGTAAAGGAAGAAGTAGTAGTTGATAAAGAAGAGGAAGTTGAAGAAGAAGTGGTAACAGAAACTTGGATTTCTATACCCGTACCTGCAGATGCCGGATTTGATATGAAATGGGAGTTTCAAGAAAGCATTTCTGATGATTTTGAATATGAAGCTCAGCCCTCTAATAAAGGCGCTATTTTTTTAGACAAATGGGACGATTGGTATCATAATGCTTGGTCGGGACCAGGTTCTACAACTTGGTCAAGGGATCATTCATCTGTAGAAAATGGCACGTTGAAATTAACTGCATCACGTTTTGAAACAGACAGGGTCAATGCAGGGATTATTCATTCTAACCAAACTGTTCAATACCCAGTATATATAGAAGCTAATATTAAAATAATGAATTCGGTATTGGCAAATGGCGCTTGGTTATTAAGTCCAGACGATACTCAAGAAATAGATTTTATGGAAGGCTACGGAGCTGTTTTTTCAGGTAGCGCTAATGATGATATTTCATGGTATGGAGAAAGAATGCATGTTAGTCATCATGTTTTTATTAGAGATCCTTTTCAAGATTGGCAACCTAGCGAGCTAGTTAACGGTAATGGTAACCCCGCACCCAACCCAACATGGATAACTCGAAATGACGGTGCCGGTAATATACTTTGGAAAGACTCTTTTCATAGATATGGTGTTTACTGGAAAGATCCATTTAATTTATACTACTACATTGATGGAGTACAAGTAACCAAAAGGGAAGGAAAGGATGAGATAGACCCTTTATATCTCACTAATTCAATTAACCCAGGTGATACTACTAATGACACCAGAACTGGCTTATCTAAAGAAATGGACATTATATTCAGTGTTGAAGAACAAGGGTGGCGAACTATAAATGGTAAGGCTGTAATACCTACCGATGCCGAATTATCAATTCCCGATAATGACTTTACTATTGATTGGATCAGAATTTTTAAACCCGTTCAAAACTAG
- a CDS encoding glycoside hydrolase family 88 protein has protein sequence MVRNAIKVLVILISFTASSCKDVPNKSTGIDEISVDSLLNIRFQKYLDYDVDSLAFPRSYNSTTKKIFKVASKDWTSGFYPGNLWQLYNLTGDEAFKTKAIEWTTFMEKEKTNGGTHDMGFKMYCSFGEGYEVTGNEKYKEVIIESATTLATRFNEKVGSLRSWDFNSDIWEFPVIIDNMMNLELLFEATRISGDSTFHKIAIKHANTTLKNHFREDNSSVHVVVYDSISGTVKDKVTHQGFNDDSAWARGQAWGIYGFTMCYRYTKNPLFLEQAVKSAAFYLNNCNLPDDGIPYWDFNDPEIPNVVKDVSAATITASALVELSSYTNDNSYEDYADKVFKTLKSEEYILSSEIEAPFILNHSTGNWPKKDEMDVPIVYGDYYFLELMLRNKKI, from the coding sequence ATGGTAAGAAATGCAATTAAAGTGTTGGTTATTTTAATTTCTTTTACCGCTAGTTCTTGTAAAGATGTACCAAATAAATCTACTGGTATTGATGAAATTTCTGTAGACTCCCTTTTGAATATTCGCTTTCAAAAGTATTTGGATTATGATGTAGATTCACTAGCGTTTCCGAGAAGTTATAATTCTACAACAAAAAAAATATTTAAAGTTGCTTCTAAAGATTGGACAAGCGGATTCTACCCTGGTAATCTTTGGCAATTGTATAATTTAACAGGTGATGAAGCATTTAAAACAAAAGCAATAGAATGGACCACCTTTATGGAAAAAGAAAAAACCAATGGAGGTACGCATGATATGGGTTTTAAAATGTATTGCAGTTTTGGTGAAGGGTATGAGGTTACCGGTAATGAAAAGTATAAAGAAGTAATTATAGAAAGCGCTACTACACTAGCTACACGATTTAATGAGAAAGTTGGTAGTCTAAGGTCGTGGGATTTTAATAGCGATATTTGGGAGTTTCCCGTTATTATTGATAACATGATGAATCTAGAGCTTTTGTTTGAGGCTACTAGGATATCAGGTGATAGTACATTTCATAAAATTGCAATAAAACATGCAAATACGACCTTAAAGAATCATTTTAGGGAAGACAATAGTAGTGTGCATGTTGTTGTGTATGATTCTATTTCTGGCACGGTAAAAGACAAAGTTACCCATCAAGGTTTTAATGATGATTCTGCTTGGGCTAGGGGACAGGCATGGGGTATATATGGTTTTACTATGTGCTATAGGTATACTAAGAACCCTCTTTTTTTAGAACAAGCAGTAAAATCGGCTGCTTTTTATTTAAATAATTGTAATCTACCGGATGACGGAATCCCTTATTGGGATTTTAATGACCCGGAAATACCTAATGTGGTTAAAGATGTTTCTGCAGCTACAATAACTGCGTCTGCCTTGGTAGAATTATCTTCATACACCAATGACAATAGCTATGAAGATTATGCAGATAAAGTATTCAAAACTTTAAAAAGTGAAGAGTATATACTATCCTCGGAAATAGAAGCTCCTTTTATCTTGAATCATAGTACAGGAAATTGGCCTAAAAAAGATGAAATGGATGTACCTATTGTGTACGGAGATTATTACTTCTTGGAATTGATGCTTAGAAATAAAAAAATATAA
- a CDS encoding 2-hydroxyacid dehydrogenase produces MKLLVYSAKEFEIPFLKKANNNRFEVTYTKNALNSETALNAIGYKAISIFSGDDASAIVLEKLWSIGVRYITLRSSGHNNLNLKTAKRLGFYVANAADYSPHAIAEHATAILLALNRKIVLADNQVHNYNFSQNALMGYNLHGKTVGIIGTGRIGSIMAKIMNGFGCKILAYDLVPDHDLIELCNVTYTHLDVLYNDSDIITLHIPMNYENYHFINKERLIQMKNDVILVNTARGELVDTNAIIEALEAKLIAGYATDVYEKEQGVFFNDHSKNGIKDKRLWKLLTYPNVLLTPHQAFITKEALKNIADITFENLHNWSQGNISKHELGMELINS; encoded by the coding sequence ATGAAACTACTGGTATATAGTGCAAAAGAATTTGAAATTCCTTTTCTAAAAAAAGCTAATAACAATCGTTTTGAGGTTACCTATACAAAAAATGCATTAAACAGTGAAACAGCATTAAATGCCATTGGCTATAAAGCAATTTCAATTTTTTCAGGAGACGATGCATCAGCCATAGTACTTGAAAAATTATGGAGTATTGGTGTACGCTATATTACTTTACGCTCAAGTGGACACAACAACCTCAATCTAAAAACTGCAAAGCGTTTAGGATTTTATGTTGCCAATGCAGCAGACTATTCTCCCCATGCTATTGCCGAACATGCTACCGCCATTTTATTGGCACTAAATAGAAAAATAGTTTTGGCAGATAATCAGGTCCATAATTATAATTTCTCTCAAAATGCTTTAATGGGATATAATTTACATGGTAAAACTGTGGGTATCATTGGTACTGGAAGAATTGGCAGTATTATGGCAAAAATCATGAATGGTTTTGGATGCAAAATTCTTGCATACGACCTTGTCCCTGACCACGACCTAATAGAGCTTTGTAATGTAACTTATACCCATTTAGATGTTCTATATAATGATTCTGATATTATTACTCTTCACATACCAATGAATTATGAAAACTATCATTTCATTAACAAGGAAAGACTTATACAAATGAAGAATGATGTAATACTAGTAAATACCGCAAGAGGTGAACTTGTAGACACCAATGCTATAATTGAAGCTTTAGAAGCAAAACTTATCGCAGGATATGCAACTGATGTTTATGAAAAAGAACAAGGTGTTTTCTTTAATGACCATTCTAAAAATGGTATTAAGGATAAACGTTTATGGAAATTGTTAACCTACCCCAATGTGTTGCTAACACCCCACCAAGCTTTTATTACCAAAGAAGCTTTAAAAAATATTGCCGACATAACATTTGAAAATTTACACAATTGGTCTCAAGGCAATATTAGTAAACATGAATTAGGTATGGAATTAATTAATTCATGA
- a CDS encoding ATPase: MENKVEIDIIKSSGIQVKFSFNKLRNSLKHSGADYVMIEEIVGKVGGEIYDGITTNEIYNRAFALLKNKKSVFASRYKLKKAIYELGLTGFPFGRFISSLLRYSDYSTKCNVIMEGVCVTHEIDVVAEKNGETTIIECKFHGEEGLNCTVETPLYIHSRFKDVHTLWNKKQSKNNKLNKGWVVNNTRFTEHAIKYGKCAELYLLSWDYPHKNGLKDRIDKLGLYPVTASTLLTNREKQFLLSRDIVLYRQLWKDKFFLDHLGISTSRKERILDDVNQLCSMKQ, from the coding sequence ATGGAAAATAAAGTAGAAATTGACATCATAAAATCTTCAGGAATACAAGTGAAATTCTCTTTTAACAAACTCCGAAATTCCTTAAAACATAGTGGTGCGGATTATGTAATGATTGAAGAAATTGTAGGTAAGGTTGGTGGAGAAATTTATGATGGTATAACTACTAATGAAATCTACAATAGGGCATTTGCATTATTAAAAAATAAAAAATCAGTATTTGCATCAAGATACAAATTAAAAAAGGCCATATATGAACTTGGTCTAACCGGTTTTCCTTTTGGGCGTTTTATTAGTTCATTATTAAGATATTCTGATTATTCTACTAAATGCAACGTAATTATGGAGGGTGTTTGCGTAACACATGAAATAGATGTGGTTGCAGAAAAAAACGGAGAAACAACAATTATTGAATGTAAGTTTCATGGCGAAGAAGGTTTAAATTGTACTGTAGAAACACCACTGTATATACACTCAAGGTTTAAAGACGTTCATACGCTATGGAATAAAAAACAATCTAAAAATAACAAGTTAAATAAAGGGTGGGTTGTAAATAACACACGTTTTACCGAACATGCCATTAAATATGGAAAATGTGCAGAACTATATTTATTAAGTTGGGATTATCCGCATAAAAATGGTCTAAAAGATAGAATAGACAAATTGGGTTTATATCCCGTAACCGCGTCGACATTATTAACTAATAGAGAAAAGCAGTTTTTACTAAGTAGAGATATAGTTTTATACAGACAGCTTTGGAAAGACAAATTCTTTTTAGACCACCTTGGTATTTCTACTTCAAGAAAAGAAAGAATATTAGATGATGTCAATCAACTTTGTTCCATGAAACAATAG
- a CDS encoding universal stress protein, whose translation MDKRILIPTDFSKNALNAIRYALNLYKEIKCEFYFLNVFRLYSYNTDSLFIPEPGSGEYEAAKKNSEEEFIKLLDILELHHDNSKHTYHTISTYNFLSEAIRQTIAEKDIDLVVMGTQGTTGATGVIFGTNTVQTMEKIRECPVLAIPETIRFSSLKEIVFPTDYTTAFKRKELKYLIEISKIHNVNIRILYIAKNSELNEKQINNQRLLEAILSEVNYSFHTLSKKNVADGITTFVESRNSDMIAFINKKHIFFNNIFSKPLVKEIGYKATIPILALH comes from the coding sequence ATGGACAAGAGAATTTTAATACCTACCGATTTTTCTAAAAATGCGCTAAATGCAATTAGGTATGCGCTTAATCTTTATAAAGAAATTAAATGTGAATTTTACTTTTTAAACGTTTTCAGGTTATATAGTTACAACACCGATAGTCTATTTATTCCTGAACCTGGTAGTGGTGAATATGAAGCTGCAAAGAAAAATTCAGAAGAAGAATTTATTAAACTGTTAGATATTTTAGAATTACACCATGACAATTCTAAACATACGTATCACACTATTTCTACTTATAACTTTTTATCAGAAGCCATAAGGCAAACAATCGCAGAAAAAGATATTGATTTGGTGGTCATGGGTACTCAAGGTACTACTGGTGCTACCGGTGTCATTTTTGGAACCAATACTGTACAAACTATGGAAAAAATAAGGGAATGCCCCGTTTTGGCTATTCCTGAAACTATTCGTTTTTCCTCACTAAAAGAAATCGTATTTCCAACAGATTATACGACAGCATTCAAACGCAAAGAATTAAAATACTTAATTGAAATCTCTAAAATACACAACGTAAACATTAGAATTTTATATATCGCTAAAAATTCTGAATTGAATGAAAAACAAATAAATAATCAGAGATTACTTGAAGCAATTTTAAGTGAAGTAAATTATAGTTTTCATACGCTATCCAAAAAAAATGTAGCAGATGGTATTACAACATTTGTAGAAAGTAGAAATAGCGATATGATCGCCTTTATAAATAAAAAGCACATTTTCTTTAATAATATATTTTCTAAGCCATTAGTCAAAGAAATTGGATATAAGGCTACCATACCTATTTTGGCATTGCACTAA
- a CDS encoding universal stress protein — protein sequence MKNILVATDFSNNSYCALFYATKLLASEPCTFYLLNVFNEMTPLQRKKTKLLVGKKLLKKLQIASEENLTSTMHKIVLANENPQHQFHTLSKKGILTKIILKTLDTNHIDLIVMGNKGLNESADVFFGSNTIQVANKINKCPILAIPGEMEYKEPNEIAFITDFKKGCTKNTIEPLLSIASITSAQIRVLHITEEEILNTQQESNRKLLDICLKDIDHTFYWRQLFDDKAKVIHEFIEKLNIDLYAMVNRSHNIFEKLTHEPVIKDVSMYAKTPFLILPSQD from the coding sequence ATGAAGAATATACTGGTTGCCACAGATTTTTCAAACAACTCATATTGTGCACTTTTCTATGCTACCAAACTATTGGCTTCAGAGCCATGTACTTTCTATCTACTAAATGTGTTTAACGAAATGACACCTTTACAACGAAAAAAAACAAAATTACTGGTTGGCAAAAAGCTTTTAAAAAAATTACAAATAGCATCTGAAGAGAATTTAACCAGCACAATGCATAAAATTGTTTTGGCCAATGAAAACCCGCAACATCAGTTTCATACCCTATCAAAAAAAGGAATTTTAACAAAAATCATTTTAAAAACCCTTGATACAAACCATATTGATCTGATTGTAATGGGCAATAAGGGTCTTAATGAATCTGCTGATGTTTTCTTTGGCAGCAATACTATTCAGGTTGCCAACAAAATTAATAAATGCCCCATACTTGCCATTCCAGGGGAAATGGAATACAAAGAACCGAATGAAATTGCTTTCATTACAGATTTCAAAAAAGGTTGTACAAAAAATACGATAGAACCATTGTTATCTATAGCCTCAATTACAAGTGCACAGATTAGGGTATTGCATATTACAGAAGAAGAAATTTTAAATACTCAACAAGAGTCTAACAGAAAATTATTAGATATCTGTTTGAAAGATATTGACCATACTTTTTATTGGAGGCAATTATTTGACGATAAGGCAAAAGTTATTCATGAATTTATAGAAAAATTAAACATAGACCTATACGCAATGGTTAACCGCTCTCATAATATTTTCGAAAAACTAACTCATGAACCAGTTATAAAAGATGTTAGTATGTATGCTAAAACTCCTTTTTTAATTCTACCATCGCAAGACTGA
- a CDS encoding universal stress protein — protein MSRILLPTDFSQNSIEAIRYALNIYKNIKATFYLLHTYTPPIYQTEYIIGSPGQIGLGDVFQENSMTQLEKLKDLLEHQYQNPNHTFIVHSAFNTLISEVLETVTAENIDVIIMGTKGVTGANDILFGTHTVHVIRKANCPVIAVPPNFEYEAPLEILFPTDYEIEYKKENMKSLLAIATQHKSRINVMHVRTGYDLTEIQQKNKVVLEKILGKYALSHELPDNGIIEAINEFQIKYKINLLVMVKNKHTFLERLFIEPIIKKIGLHINVPFMVLPQN, from the coding sequence ATGTCACGAATTCTTTTACCAACTGATTTTTCCCAAAATTCAATTGAAGCAATTCGTTACGCGTTAAATATCTATAAGAATATAAAAGCAACCTTCTATTTACTCCATACCTACACTCCCCCTATTTATCAAACAGAATACATTATTGGCAGTCCGGGTCAAATTGGTTTAGGTGATGTTTTTCAAGAAAATAGCATGACACAATTAGAGAAATTAAAAGATTTACTAGAACATCAATATCAAAACCCTAACCATACTTTTATTGTTCATTCTGCTTTTAACACACTAATAAGTGAAGTTTTAGAAACTGTGACCGCAGAAAATATTGATGTTATAATAATGGGAACAAAAGGCGTTACCGGTGCCAATGATATTTTATTTGGCACACATACGGTTCACGTAATAAGAAAAGCAAATTGCCCCGTAATTGCCGTTCCGCCAAATTTTGAATATGAAGCTCCTTTAGAAATATTGTTTCCTACTGATTATGAAATTGAATATAAAAAAGAAAATATGAAAAGTTTGTTGGCAATAGCCACCCAACACAAATCAAGAATAAATGTAATGCATGTACGAACAGGCTATGACCTCACTGAAATTCAGCAAAAGAACAAAGTAGTGCTTGAAAAAATATTAGGAAAATATGCATTGTCACATGAATTACCAGACAATGGTATTATAGAGGCAATTAATGAATTTCAGATTAAGTATAAAATAAACCTGCTTGTAATGGTCAAGAATAAACACACATTTTTAGAGCGATTATTTATTGAACCGATAATAAAAAAAATAGGATTACATATTAATGTTCCCTTTATGGTACTCCCACAAAATTAA
- a CDS encoding universal stress protein → MKNILIPTDFSENAWNALIYGVSLFNKVKCTFYLIHVNAIKPYSGNEPTMFIPPEILEESILTQSRKKLKSLLEKIQKLPSNNKHTFQTKAVYGFFTDSIKKEVLNNKIELIIMGTKGASGTKAISIGSNTGNVITKVPCAVLAIPEKTKYHYPKEIGFPTDFLLGYDAEIMKKIKDIILLHHSAIRFLYVASKGNGLSLDQLKNREFLKEYFKNIAYSFHILKEKKLDIAVQHFVESCNLDMIVMVAKNLNFIQRILIRPKVEKISYHTTVPFLVIHE, encoded by the coding sequence ATGAAAAACATACTAATACCAACAGATTTCTCTGAAAATGCATGGAATGCCCTTATTTATGGAGTATCGTTATTTAATAAAGTTAAGTGTACATTTTACTTGATTCATGTAAATGCTATTAAACCCTATTCAGGTAATGAACCCACCATGTTCATACCTCCAGAAATACTTGAAGAGAGTATTTTAACCCAAAGTAGAAAAAAGCTAAAATCATTACTTGAAAAGATTCAAAAATTACCCTCAAATAATAAGCATACATTTCAAACAAAAGCTGTTTATGGCTTTTTTACCGATTCTATAAAGAAAGAAGTATTGAATAACAAAATTGAACTTATTATAATGGGTACAAAAGGAGCTTCTGGTACAAAAGCCATTTCTATTGGGAGCAATACAGGTAATGTAATTACAAAAGTGCCATGTGCCGTGCTGGCAATACCAGAAAAAACAAAATATCACTACCCAAAGGAAATAGGTTTCCCTACAGATTTTCTTTTGGGCTATGATGCCGAAATTATGAAAAAAATTAAAGATATTATCTTACTTCATCATTCTGCCATTCGGTTTTTATACGTCGCATCAAAAGGTAACGGACTAAGTTTAGACCAATTAAAAAATCGAGAATTTTTAAAAGAATATTTTAAAAATATTGCCTATTCATTTCATATTCTAAAAGAAAAAAAATTAGACATTGCCGTTCAGCATTTTGTTGAAAGCTGCAATTTGGATATGATTGTAATGGTCGCAAAAAACTTAAATTTTATACAACGTATTCTTATTAGACCAAAAGTTGAAAAAATCAGTTACCATACTACTGTTCCGTTTTTGGTAATTCATGAGTAG